DNA from Amycolatopsis sp. DSM 110486:
CCCAGCTAGGCGTCCGCACCGGGTGGCGACCCGAAACCCGTACGACGAACGGGAAGCGAAGACGGTTCCGGCAGAAGGAAAACTCAGACCGACAAACCGGTGAACGGCGCGAAAGGCAGGTTCCGCACCACGAACCAGATCGCGAACACCACCGCCACCACGAGCGGCGTGCGGCGCCAGTGCAGCCACGACCGAACCGCCCGTCCGCGCAGCCGCCCGACGGTCCACGCGACACCGCTCCATGCGAACAGCGCCACGAACACGAGCGCCACCGCGTTGTAGTGCACGGCGCCGGCGAGGTCGCCGTGCATGAGGCTGTAGGCCATCCGCATACCGCCGCAACCCGGACAGTCGATACCGAAGAGGAACTTGGTGGGGCACACCGGCAACGGCCCGCCCGGCGTCGTCGGATCTCCTAGCCACACGGCGGCGCAGCACACGCCGAGCCCCGCGACCACGGCCGCCGGCCCTGCCAGCGCTCGCGCCGTGGCTCGCGCGCCCCGCACCGGGATTCCCGTGTAGACGGTGCTCACGACGACCAGAACCCGGCGGACGTGCCCGCGATCAGGAACACGAACAGCACCACCAGCAGGTACGCCACGATGCCGATGGGAATCGCCAACGCCGACCACATGGCCCACTTGCCCGCCTGGTCCGCGGCGTGCTGCGCTTCGGCGAAGCGGCCCTGGTACCACAGGGAGTTGACCTCATTGGCCTTCACGATGGAGACGATCCCGAGCGGCAGGCAGCAGAAGATCGTGGTGAGGATCCCCCACACGAGCCGGTTGTCCGGCGGCGGCGGGAAGTTCGGCTGCGGGCCGCCGTAGTAGTACGGGCCGCCGGGAGGCGGCGGGTACTGCCCGCCGGGTGGCGGGTACGGGCCGGTCATCGCGTCCCCCTGCTGTCCGTAGTGCGCTGAGGGTACTGACGCTACCTCCCGCGGCCGCCGCTCAAAAGCCGAGGCGGCGCAGCTGCTTCGGGTCGCGCTGCCAGTCCTTGGCCACCTTGATGTGCAAGTCGAGGTACACCTTCGAACCCAGCAGCCCCTCGATCTGCTTGCGGGCCGCGGCTCCGACCTCACGCAGGCGTTCACCCTTGTGCCCGAGGATGATGCCCTTCTGGCTGGGCCGCTCCACGTACAGGAACGCGTGCACGTCCACGAGGTCGTCGCGGCCTTCGCGCGGCAGCATCTCCTCCACCGTCACGGCGATGGAGTGCGGCAGCTCGTCGCGCACGCCTTCGAGCGCGGCCTCGCGGATCAGCTCGGCCACGAGCGTCATCTCGGGCTCGTCGGTGAGCTCGCCGCCCGGGTAGAGCTGCGGGCCCTCCGGCAGCCGCGCCACGAGCAGGTCGGCCACCGTCTGCACCTGGAAACCGTCCACAGCGGACACCGGCACGAGGTCGGCGAACTCCATCACGCCCTGCAGCGCCAGCAGCTGCTCGGCCACCTGCTCGGGCTTCACCAGGTCGGTCTTGGTCACCACGCCGATCACTGGCGTACGCCGCGCGATCTTCGTCAGCTCCGCGGCGATGAACTTGTCCCCGGGGCCGATCTTTTCGTTGGCGGGCACGCAGAACCCGACGACGTCCACTTCGGACCACGTCTCGTGCACCACGTCGTTGAGCCGCTGCCCGAGCAGCGTGCGCGGGCGGTGCAGGCCGGGCGTGTCGATGATGACCAGCTGCGCGTCCTCGCGGTGCACGATGCCGCGGATCGCGTGCCGGGTCGTCTGCGGCTTGCTGGAGGTGATGGCGACCTTCGAGCCCACAAGCGCGTTCGTGAGCGTCGACTTGCCCGCGTTGGGCCTCCCGACGAAGCACGCGAAGCCGGAGCGGTGCGCGTCGGCCATCAGCGCAGCACCTCGACGACGTCACCCGTCGGGTCGGCCAGGATGATCGGCGCGGTCTTCGCGACGTCACGCACGGCGTGCACCGAGGCCTCCTGCACCAGCACGTCACCCGTCACCACGGCCGCCGCCTCGAGCCCTTCGGCGCCGCTCGACAGCGCGGCGGCCACGGCGGCCTGCACGGCCGTGAGCTTGAACGAGGGCTGGTCGACGGTCACCGCGGTGTACGTCCGGCCGTCGGTGTCGCGCACGGCCGCGCCCTCCTCGGCGCCGACGCGGGCGCGCGACGACCGGGCCAGCGTGATGAGCTTCTGGTCCTCGGCGTCGAGGTCAGGCATGTTCGACTCTCCTGTCGCGTTCTTCGGGCTGGGGCACCCGGGTGCGCCGGCGCGTGCCGGACTCGGTCACGGCGTCCGCGTCGGCCGGGTGGACGACGACCGACGTGATCCGCATGCGGCCCCGGCGGTCCTTGCCCCCTTCGGCGAACAGCCGAAGACCGGCGACCTCGGCTTCGGCCCCCGGAAGGGGGACCCTACCCAGTCGTTCCGCGAGCAGCCCGCCCACGGTCTCCACGTCGTGGTCTTCGAGGTCGATGCCGAAGAGCTCACCGAGGTCGTCGACGCTCAGGCGCGACGACACGCGCACCGCGCCGCCCTCGAGCTCCTCGACGTCGGGCCGCTCGTCGGTGTCGGACTCGTCGGTGATCTCGCCGACGATCTCCTCGAGGATGTCCTCGATGGTCAGCAGGCCCGCGGTGCCGCCGTACTCGTCGACCGCGATCGCCACGTGGTTGTGGGTGAGCTGCATCTCCTTGAGCAGGTCGTCGAGCCGCTTGGAGTCGGGCACGAAGCTCGCCGGGTTCATCACCTGGTCCACGACCGTGCTCGGGCCGTCCGGGTCCATGTACGCCGGCATCAGGTCCTTGATGTTGACCACGCCGACGATGTCGTCCACGGACTCGTCGATCACCGGCACGCGCGTGAACCCGGTGCGCAACGCGAGCGCGAGCGCCTGGCGCACGGTCTTGGTGCGCTCGATCCACACGATCTCGGTGCGCGGCACCATCACCTCGCGCGCGACCGTGTCGCCCAGCTCGAACACCGAGTGGATCATCTCGCGCTCGGAGTCCTCGACCACGCCGCGTTCCTGCGCGAGGTCGACCAGCTCGCGCAGCTCGACTTCGGAGGTGAACGGGCCTTCGCGGAAGCCCTGACCGGGGGTGATCGCGTTACCGATCACGATCAGCAGCCGCGAGAGCGGGCCGAGGATCAAGCCGAGGACCCGCACGGGCCCGGCGACGATCGTGCCGACGCGGTAGGGGTGCTGGCGGCCGATGGTGCGCGGGCCGACGCCGATGAGCACGTAGCTCACCACCACCATCACCACGGCGGAGACGAGCACGGCGAGCCACAGCTTGCCGAACCAGGCGAGGAACGACACGGTGACGAGCACCGTGGCCGTGAGCTCGCAGCCGAGGCGCAGCAGCAGGAGCAGGTTGATGTGGCGGCGGCGTTCGGCGACGACGGCGGCGAGCTGGCGCGCACCGGCCCGGCCGATGCGCACGAGCCCTTCGGTGCGGGCCTGCGAGACGGTGCTGACGGCCGCGTCGGCGGCCGCGAACACCCCGGCCAGCAGCACGAGCGCCACCGCGACGACGAGCTGTGCCGTGGGACTGCCCATGATCGCTGCCTAGGGGGTTTCCTCGACCGGTTTCGGCGCCGCGGGCGCGGCCGACGCATCGAGGCCCGCGATGCCGAGCACGCGGTCGTCGGCGTTGCGCTGCGCGTTCTTCCGGTTCAGCTCGGCCACGGCCGACTGGAACTCGGTGAGGATGCGCTTCTGCAGGCCGAACATCTCGCGTTCCTCGGCCGGTTCGGCGTGGTCATAGCCGAGCAGGTGCAGCACGCCGTGGACAGTGAGCAGGTGCAGCTCGTCGGTCAGCGCGTGGCCCGCCGTCTTCGCCTGGTCCTTCGCGAACGCCGGGCACAGCACGATGTCGCCGAGCAGCGCCGGCGACGCGTCGGGCGCGTCGGGGCGGCGCGACGAGTCGAGCTCGTCCATGGGGAAGGCCATCACGTCGGTGGGCCCGGGCAGGTCCATCCAGCGTTCGTGCAAATCTTCCATGACCTCGAGCGTGACGAGCAGGATGGACAGCTCGGCGAGCGGGCTGACCTCCATCTTGTCGAGCGCGTAGCGCGCGGCCGAGACGATCGACGCCTCGTCGACGTCGACGCCCGACTCGTTGGCGATCTCGATGCTCATCGGCGGTTGCCCTTCCAGCCGCCCTGCTGCTGGTCCTGGGCGTCCTGCACCGCTTGCCACTTCTCGTACGCGTCGACGATGTCGCCGACGAGCCGGTGGCGCACCACGTCCTGGCTGGTCAGCTCGGCGAAGTGCAGGTCGTTGACACCGTCGAGGATGTCGCGGACCACGCGCAGGCCGCTCTTCTGGCCGTTGGGCAGGTCGATCTGCGTGATGTCACCGGTGACGACGATCTTCGAGCCCATGCCGAGGCGCGTGAGGAACATCTTCATCTGCTCGGGCGTGGTGTTCTGGGCCTCGTCGAGGATGATGAAGGCGTCGTTCAGCGTGCGCCCGCGCATGTACGCCAGCGGCGCGATCTCGATCGTGCCGGCCTGCATGAGGCGCGGGATCGAGTCGGGTTCGACCATGTCGTGCAGCGCGTCGTAGAGCGGGCGCAGGTACGGGTCGATCTTCTCGTTGAGCGTGCCCGGCAGGTAGCCGAGCCGCTCGCCCGCCTCGACGGCGGGACGGGTCAGCACGATGCGCGTGACCTGCTTGGCCTGCAGCGCCTGCACGGCCTTCGCCATGGCGAGGTACGTCTTGCCGGTACCGGCGGGGCCGATGCCGAAGACGATGGTGTGCTTGTCGATGGCGTCGACGTAGCGCTTCTGGTTGAGCGTCTTGGGCCGGATCGTCTTGCCGCGGCGGGAGACGATGTTGAGGCTCAGGACCTCGGCCGGGGACGCGTCGCCGGAGGACAGCATGCCGATGGTGCGGCGCACCGTGTCGGGGCCCACCTGCTGGCCGCCGGTGGCGAGCTGCACGAGGTCGGCGAAGACGCGTTCGGCGAACGCCACGTCGGCGGGCGCGCCGGTGAGGGTCACTTCATTGCCGCGGACGTGCACGTCCGCGGCGAGGAGCTCCTCGGCGACGCGCAGGTTCTCGTCACGCGAGCCGAGCAGGCTCAGGACGGCGGCTTCGGGGACGGGGAAGCGGGACTGGGCCACGGAGGTGGCGTCCTCGTTTTTCGACTGCGCCGCCTTGCCGGCGGTGGCGTCGGGTCGGGCGGCTCCACCCTGTGCGGTTCCGGCCACGTGGCCTCTGGCCTGCTTTCTGCTGCTTCGCCTGACGGACTTCTGACGTTGCCGATGCTACTTGCTCGCGCCTGGCCGCCGCAGGTCGGTTTAGGCGTGGCGCCCGAACAATCCGAGCTGCTCGCCGCCCAGCACGTGCGCGTGCACGTGGAACACCGTCTGCCCCGCGTCGCCGTCGGTGTTGAACACCACCCGGTAGCCGGACTCCGCGATGCCCTCGAGCTCCGCCACCTTCTTGGCCGCACCGATCACCGCGCTCAGCAGCTCGGGGTCCCCGGCGGCCAGCTCGCCCACGTTGCGGTAGCGCTTCTTCGGCACCACCAGCACGTGCACGTTGGCCTGCGGATTGATGTCCCTGAACGCGAACGTGTTCTCGTCTTCGTAGACAACGTCCGCCGGGATCTCGCCCGCGATGATCCGCTCGAACAACGTCTCCGCATCACTCATGGCCACACCCTACAAACCCGCCCACGACCACTCGCCATCAAGCGTCCCGAGCAAGACGGGATGGTCTGCCGTGCAGGTCGGGATGGTCTGCCATGCAGGTCGGCCGTGCAGGAATGGTCACCGATGGCACCGTGGGGGCTCCGGGGGCTCGGCCCCCGGGCAATATCCGCCTCCGCGCATC
Protein-coding regions in this window:
- a CDS encoding DUF2752 domain-containing protein, translated to MSTVYTGIPVRGARATARALAGPAAVVAGLGVCCAAVWLGDPTTPGGPLPVCPTKFLFGIDCPGCGGMRMAYSLMHGDLAGAVHYNAVALVFVALFAWSGVAWTVGRLRGRAVRSWLHWRRTPLVVAVVFAIWFVVRNLPFAPFTGLSV
- a CDS encoding CD225/dispanin family protein, encoding MTGPYPPPGGQYPPPPGGPYYYGGPQPNFPPPPDNRLVWGILTTIFCCLPLGIVSIVKANEVNSLWYQGRFAEAQHAADQAGKWAMWSALAIPIGIVAYLLVVLFVFLIAGTSAGFWSS
- the era gene encoding GTPase Era; this translates as MADAHRSGFACFVGRPNAGKSTLTNALVGSKVAITSSKPQTTRHAIRGIVHREDAQLVIIDTPGLHRPRTLLGQRLNDVVHETWSEVDVVGFCVPANEKIGPGDKFIAAELTKIARRTPVIGVVTKTDLVKPEQVAEQLLALQGVMEFADLVPVSAVDGFQVQTVADLLVARLPEGPQLYPGGELTDEPEMTLVAELIREAALEGVRDELPHSIAVTVEEMLPREGRDDLVDVHAFLYVERPSQKGIILGHKGERLREVGAAARKQIEGLLGSKVYLDLHIKVAKDWQRDPKQLRRLGF
- a CDS encoding cytidine deaminase, whose amino-acid sequence is MPDLDAEDQKLITLARSSRARVGAEEGAAVRDTDGRTYTAVTVDQPSFKLTAVQAAVAAALSSGAEGLEAAAVVTGDVLVQEASVHAVRDVAKTAPIILADPTGDVVEVLR
- a CDS encoding CNNM domain-containing protein, with amino-acid sequence MGSPTAQLVVAVALVLLAGVFAAADAAVSTVSQARTEGLVRIGRAGARQLAAVVAERRRHINLLLLLRLGCELTATVLVTVSFLAWFGKLWLAVLVSAVVMVVVSYVLIGVGPRTIGRQHPYRVGTIVAGPVRVLGLILGPLSRLLIVIGNAITPGQGFREGPFTSEVELRELVDLAQERGVVEDSEREMIHSVFELGDTVAREVMVPRTEIVWIERTKTVRQALALALRTGFTRVPVIDESVDDIVGVVNIKDLMPAYMDPDGPSTVVDQVMNPASFVPDSKRLDDLLKEMQLTHNHVAIAVDEYGGTAGLLTIEDILEEIVGEITDESDTDERPDVEELEGGAVRVSSRLSVDDLGELFGIDLEDHDVETVGGLLAERLGRVPLPGAEAEVAGLRLFAEGGKDRRGRMRITSVVVHPADADAVTESGTRRRTRVPQPEERDRRVEHA
- the ybeY gene encoding rRNA maturation RNase YbeY, encoding MSIEIANESGVDVDEASIVSAARYALDKMEVSPLAELSILLVTLEVMEDLHERWMDLPGPTDVMAFPMDELDSSRRPDAPDASPALLGDIVLCPAFAKDQAKTAGHALTDELHLLTVHGVLHLLGYDHAEPAEEREMFGLQKRILTEFQSAVAELNRKNAQRNADDRVLGIAGLDASAAPAAPKPVEETP
- a CDS encoding PhoH family protein → MAGTAQGGAARPDATAGKAAQSKNEDATSVAQSRFPVPEAAVLSLLGSRDENLRVAEELLAADVHVRGNEVTLTGAPADVAFAERVFADLVQLATGGQQVGPDTVRRTIGMLSSGDASPAEVLSLNIVSRRGKTIRPKTLNQKRYVDAIDKHTIVFGIGPAGTGKTYLAMAKAVQALQAKQVTRIVLTRPAVEAGERLGYLPGTLNEKIDPYLRPLYDALHDMVEPDSIPRLMQAGTIEIAPLAYMRGRTLNDAFIILDEAQNTTPEQMKMFLTRLGMGSKIVVTGDITQIDLPNGQKSGLRVVRDILDGVNDLHFAELTSQDVVRHRLVGDIVDAYEKWQAVQDAQDQQQGGWKGNRR
- a CDS encoding histidine triad nucleotide-binding protein, which codes for MSDAETLFERIIAGEIPADVVYEDENTFAFRDINPQANVHVLVVPKKRYRNVGELAAGDPELLSAVIGAAKKVAELEGIAESGYRVVFNTDGDAGQTVFHVHAHVLGGEQLGLFGRHA